Part of the Vigna unguiculata cultivar IT97K-499-35 chromosome 3, ASM411807v1, whole genome shotgun sequence genome, ttaaaataaattataattgtttatattttatattagaataccaaataaaatttcatgtgaaccaaaacatttattaaatttgcaaactacaacattaatgaacttagttgataaaattaaaaaatatttcaaaaaagtataaaaggaaaacaaatattcaaattaaaatatattttaaatgtttgtttacttcaattttttaaattctaatgaatctcttttttatacactaataaaagttataatatatcacttgatcaaaatgacacaaagaacaaatattcaaattaaaatatattttaaatatttgtttacttcaattttttaaattataatgaatctctttttatacactaataaaaagttataatacatcacttgatcaaaataacacaaaaaacaaataataaacataataataaaattttgacatagattttgtatcttttgaacttcaatatatgttgcatagtgacaaaaaaatattcatagaaattacattaaatttttatattgtagtaaataaaagttatttatacaattaaagtaaaaaaaattacagtatgattaatagtgagttataaaataacaaataattagatagaatatatcgaaatattttattctacatgatgaaaataaacaataaataaaaatattaaaaaactaacaaatgtgtgttttagaaataatttgagagactatcgaaagaaatcgcacaaagaaaatcaaatgtataattaaggtatgataaaatgaaaaaaaccttagagaactaattattaaattatgtttgaagtggttaaaaataaatagaaatatcattagtgaccaaaaaatttatcattaaattacaaataaattagtaattaaattggtcactaaatcaagtaccgattcgatcattgaatcagtcactaatttagacaataaatcaactactaccaccaatgacgaaaaatagtgactgatatgggttactgactaaatcaatcaccatttcattttttcttgtagtgaattatcatatactattcctaaatatcattatatatatatatatatatatatatatatatatataattttaaccacttcaaacagaatttaaagtgaaacaattacattatgatatattattctacatgatgaaaataaaaacaataaataaaaatattaaaaaactaacaaatgtgtgttttagaaataatttgagagactatcgaaaaaaatcacacaaaggaaatcaaatgtataactaaggtatgataagacgaaaaatatctcagagaactaagaaaacttttcaaatatcaacatatatacttaatggttaaaaaataacgaaaattactttaatgaaacaaaagagttcttcaaattaaacaaaaattaataataataataataataataataagtaaagaattttttttatattaccttaaattgagagtataaacattctcatgtgaaaggaaaatttataataaataaaaatattaaaaaataatataaatattcaaatgtaaggcataattttttttattaagatacattattttaacataattacataaaggttatgataagataaaaaatatattggagatgagaatgagtttaatgacaaatgaaataattaaaagaaataaaaaatagaatatatatatatatatatatatatatatatatatatatatatatatatatatatatatatatatatatatatatatatatatatatatatatatatatatatatgggttacttgattaattgtgaatattttgataatttaaacgagaatgaagatatggcggggacgggtatatgtacatccccatacccatccccatacccaactgaaaaagtcggggattccccatacccatacccagtcaatgcggggatttcccgtcaaaacggggacgggttcgggcaatacccacggagacggatttatttgccatctctaaacACAACAGAAAAGTCCAAATAAACGTAACAAAAATCTAAATTCCTATTTTACTCCTTTGCAAACCGATACATTGTATTCATACTCATATTTAcctttttagtattttaaacattaattaagcattttttttaaattgaaaaaactataattaataaaatatgatattattaaatatctaatattaaaatgataaatattttattattttaatattaaaatagtaaattttataattatatattaaaaaggaatATTAAATGATAATCGAATggaatcaaataattataaaaaaaatatcaaatatcatataattaagttatgaaactaacaactaaaaaaataatagcaaGAGTCTCATTAtatctcaaataaaaataatagtaaagcaataaaatagtaataaagcAAAACAGCTGGAAGCTTGTTGAGAAAAAAATCTCTTGAAACATATGGATCCAATAACATGAGGAAAACCCATAGTTTTAAAGTTAGAGAACCTTGGATTTTAAATGCGTAAAAATATATTCTctcacaattttttaatatattttcatgcCACTTTCAACACAATgttatactttttatttcttaatcgCTGTCCCCAATAAAAGtccttaaatagtaaaattagtgattataaaaaatatgcgtatgaaataaaaatctaaaaaaatatacaattaaaaaatattatatttttagttaattgtCTAAGTTTCAGTGTCGTTACGTAAAGTGTTATTTCGatgaactaaattatttaaattataaataatagaatgtattaaattttatgatttacaATAGAGTTTggctaataataaataatatattataagaatatttttaacacaactaaaaataatatgttaggGAACATATAATAATCTATTTAAGTATGATATACATTGTTTCAATCTAGTATTGACTTAATGAGTTATTGATCTTTGATTTTGAAACttagaaatttttatttggaACACACATTATCTCTTAAATATAGTAGttcatgaataaaataatattattaataatagatttcattaaattttaaataatgaataaatataaatatttttaattaaatttttatttaaagaatttgtgttttaagtgttcaacaatattttttcatttcaatattcTATGTTTAACTTTTGTTATTAATGAGATGGCGTGATAGATTCTTTTCGTTTTCGCTAATAATTGctaataattactttttcttaTCGATTAACACGTTTTCTTCATTCTCAAGACTTCCTCCACTTTACGAGTTTGTTAAGTtggaaacagaaaaataaaaaatcacagtGAAAtacttaaacaaataaaaaaaattaaacaatagagtaaaattaatataatcttagtgttatatgaaaatttctagtccattttaaaaagtttaataaaaactttcaaattgcattaatttttgaaaactcaaatcagttaaaaaaattaaaaaatcaacttaatatttttttggttaaatatatttttgtctcttaagtttcagtaaaatttggaattagtctctcttagAAACTTTTGACGAATTTAGTTATACGTCTTtataaatgtatgaatttagtcatcagattttgttaagtttatctaacgtttcaaaACGCACTTCATGATactatttgaattgtttacatcgtttgactCATTTTCGCTtaaatgttaactcaaatattttcataaaacacGTTCCAAACTTCaaataagtttaataaaatttgagtaaaaagactaaattcacgtatttctaaggatgaataattaaattagtcaaaagttttgatgagaaACTAAATTCAGTGAAACTTAAGGGACcaataacatatttaacatgttttttttaacaaaatcaaaatcaaatgaataattatggattaatttaatataaaatcttaaatttgtaagatttttaaattttaatcaaaacttaataatatttaagtaagtataatataaaaaattattataaaaataaaagaatattgcTAAAGATCtcaatatttaacttaataattcTTCCTAGTAACCCACAAGAGTTGGTTGGAGTGATGCACATCGATCATTGTGTGAAAACAATGGAAAGTATCAcgaaatatttgtaaatagaACAAATAATGTATGGTATGTATTCACTTCAAACAATGACATGGATAACTATTATTGTATTTAGAGTATCCATATATCATTTTACTTACACTCTGAAGCAGAAGATATTTGGATCGAGTTCCTCCTTGATTATTCCCTGAGAAGGGAAATTTGGAAGGCGAGTAGCAATGCATTTAGCCACCTCAAAGTTTGATTCGTTCCACCAAATACTATGAACACCAAAGTTGCAGTTTCCTTCACTGGTTAGTGCCTCAACTTTCTCTGTCTTCAATCTCCAGCTCCCATTTATCAAATTAAAGCTATAAAGGGGAAAGAAGCGTTGGCCATACACAGCTAAAAATTCTATGGCATTCAGAATGTACTCAAAATCCTCTTCACTCATGTAGTAAGGAAAACTAACTCTTGTCCACCCTGGTTTTACTCCAATGTAACCCTGTCAAAGTAACAAACAGTTTTGCTTTTCAGAACTTGCTTTGCCACTTCAATTTTCAAAACAGCTAAATGTGTTTTACATCATCAACTTTCACACTGAGTTTTAGTCAGTTCATATTCTATGCTTAGTATTATTGTGTTATCTACTATACCTTCAAAATATACTGATGAAAACAGTTCAGAAAAACTCAgtagaaaaattcaaatttagttGTAGTGTCGATATTGTATAGTTGGAAACACAATATTTAAAGATATTGTGGATAATTTTTCACCTTTTCAACTGCTGATCTAATGGCAAGTGACTGAGACCTGTTGATGTGGAGCAATTGGTGGCCATAAGGTCCAGCACAAGCACACCCTCCACGAGCTTGGATTCCGAAGAGGTCATTGAGCAATGTTGCAACAAAAGGGCCATGAAGTGGTTTCCCTCTTTGGTTCCCTGTTTCTGCCCACAGATCAAGTTCACCTTCATTTTTCTGGTTACCATCACTCCATTCACCTGCTGAGGAACAATAGGTGGTGGAGTAGATCAGAAACGACAATATAGCTTGTCTCTTGGCCTTCAAGTTTCCTAGGACCTCAATGTTGGGGTTTGAACCAAGCCTCTTTAGTGCCTTGTTGATGTACATTTGCTCACTTTTTTCAATCTCTTCACAGCTTATGTATTCTTTCACCCAAAATGCCAATGCTGCTCTCACTGTCTGGATTATTGGAGGCGTGCCCCCACTTTCCCTTTCCTCTATGCTCTCCAGGTATAATGTTTCCTGCATTGATAacgtgatgatgatgatgatgatggatgAAGTTTAAATGAACACAAGGTGAATATTGAAAGATCAATGTCTACATATTTTGAAGTATATTATTAGTTCTCTGTGGTTTTTGTTGGTGTTATTCTTCTAGCAGATCTTCAATGCAATATCTTATTATAGCTATTAGGGTTGCAATATACAATGAGAGAATAATACAATCCAAATTCCAAACATGAGAATGGAGATTTACCTGTTCGTTGAAGCCATTGACATAAGTCACGGTTCCACCTCCACAAGTTGACGGTGGAGAAGATCCTAGAAGATAAAGGGCCTTGTTCATGAGGAGAACCCCAGGAGAGTCAGGACCACCAAGAAACTTGTGTGGACTCAAGAACACTGCATCATACCCATCACTTTCCCCAGATCTCATGTCAATCTCCACGTATGGACCACTaaacaaacaaccaaaaacatTATCAAGTTTCCAAATTTTCCAACACACACACTCATGTACAACCAGAAATCATTGGATGTTTTACTCAAGTGTTCGATTCTCATTGATCTTCACTTAACATGTAGTTGAGTTTTAAACTTCACTAAATCTGTCACATGAAAATTGTACAGTACTATAAACATGTGGTGGTTTCAAACTATATGTAATAATTCTCCATTCTCACAATTCTATATATACAAGTACCTTGCTGCAAAATCAAAGCATGCAAAGGCTTTGTACTGATGAAGAAGCTGAGCAACTGCACGTGTATCTAGGTAGATTCCCGTGACATTGCTACAAGCTGAAAAAGATCCCAACATGGGCCTGTTGGTATCTTTGTAGGCCTCAATTTGTATCCTTAGAGCATCCATGTCAAGCAATCCTTGGTCGTCAAGATCAATCTCTACCACCTCAGCCAAACTTTGCCTCCAAGAAAGAAGGTTTGAATGGTGCTCATGCGGTCCCACAAAAACCACCCATCTTTCTTCTGTGTTCACACTCTTCAAAACCCTTTCCCTCATAACAGATGGCACAGTGATCCCCATCACTTCTTGCAGCCTCTTGATAGCTGCAGTTGTTCCCGAGCCACATAATATAAGTGCATCATCTTCCCCACCACCTAAACATTTCTTAATGTACTCACTTGCTTCGTGTACCATTTTTGTTGTCCTGCTTCCAACGTAGCTGTCGCATGTGTGCGTGTTACCTATGTGCACAAAAAgataacagattaaaagacatgTTTCCACATTCAAAATTCCAGTGTCTTCTATACTATTTACTCTTATAACAATCAGagcttatatatatatgaatgaggGTGGTTTGATGGAATGATGTGAGTATCATACCATAGAAAGGAAGAACGTGATTGATAATGAAATTCTCGTTATAGTGAAGGCTGCGGCCAGAAGCAGTGTGGTCAGCATAGAgaacttttctttttccaaatgGGGAATCAAACTCTGCATGGTAACCAATGATTTGGGACCGCAACCAACGCAGTTTTTCCACCACTGATTCATTACACGGCAGACCCATCTCCACGAGCTTCTTGAAGGACTCAGAGTGGTTGCAAAAGTCATGAGATTTGTCCGATGTGGTTGTTTTGGATAACACAACATCGCTGTCGGTTTTTTCCTGGCCATGGCTTTGATCCAAGCATGGTTGGACTAACACAGGTTTCTCTGCCAACAAGGGGTGCTCCTCCCGCATTAGGTAGAAGAACTGAAAAGAATAGCGAATGATGTTGTTGATGTAACTCAGCATATAAGAAAAGGTGGCATAGAAGGATTCGAGAGAAGGCAAAAGAGTTTTGGACTTATATTTTGGTAAGAGATGGAGTTTCAGTGGGATTATATTATGGGCTGCACAAACCTGGTGGTGTTCGTTTTTATTGTGGATGCGTAAAATTCAGGTGCGAAACATAGTATTTGAactttaagaattattttaatagaatgtATGGTTCCTTTCTTTTTGTTCCTGTTGGCTATGGGTGCATGGTAATGCTATATTTATTACCTTTTTTTGAACCAAGTAATAACCTTAATGATACGTTACCTTGTCTTATAATTTTGGGGAAAACGGTGATTCTTAGAGgtataaaagattattttactttcttgaatattttaaaatatggattggataaattttagtttgggttataataaatcaaatagaaatcattatttttttattcattaaaaaaatgttcattctttaatataaatgcattcaatttcaataactattttttttattgatgggTATATCCAATTCATTCATGAAAATACAACATTCGATTTTATATGTggcaaataaatatatatctaattataaatacaaataaaattagttaagttggttaatttaaaataataataataatatcatacaTTGGAAATTCTTTTCAGAGATACATGTAAAGTTAAATGGTTTGAATCGCATTTATATTTAATGAGCCATAGTATTAGTGAGTCAATAAATACATCAACTTTAATGAAAAATTGGTAATTGCATTTAAGAGTAGTTATATATTTCTTATCtttgggaaaaaaaatatttttgtttccttcATATAATACAAGACTCGAAATTGTATATTTTGGTAActgttattttattcttttaaaataatttttgaaaatttaaatattaaattgtgaaaaaaaaatataaattaactttaatccaataaatattaattaaagtatCCATTGAATCaaaaacttaatatctataaaagtaaattaatagatttgatctaattcaatttttttttaattaatagatGAGTTGTTTTGCTATCCTTCAACTTTAgctaatatatatttgataaaattcaaaactAATTAATCAGTCATTAActgtttataaaaaaagtaaattaatagaTTTGtcaactcaattttttttttcaatgactGGATGGATTGTTTGCTACCCTAGACTTTTAGCTTGTATGTTTgttgaaactttgatatatttttatatttttgagaaCATTATTAATTTAGAAGGTAATTAATAAATTGAAGCTATTTAACGTCATCttatatttcttatataaatttatttttaattttttttttcaaaaaagtaaTTCTTATTTCACGGGACAACAGATATTTATCAAGTTTatgttcaaaaaaaattatataaaataaataaaatatctgtCGTGACGATTGTCCCCACAATCATCCATTTGCTTCCAACCTCTTGGGGAACCTATTTTTCCATGACGATATTcagataaatattttacaaaaggCATCAGTATTTTGATAGCagatttttttatacatttatttagtaatttttttattactcttcgaatttttattataaatacaaaatttaatttttatattaaaaatagtttattttttaaaaattgtcaaTCTGTAGTAAAATAATGTCAAATATCTTTTTTCCTGAAAtgctttaaagaaaaaaaatcttataaattaaaatcaatttacatacaattaaacataataattaagaaaatttatatgaaagaatttatataaactaaattataaattaagtataattataaacagctcagtttttttctttctttgtttatttataaagaaGTTTAAGCATAATTCgtttacttttttaattgttgaaaatgtttatgaaaatttataataaataagaatcaataaataagaaagaaagaacAATATCATTGCAAGTTGGAGTATTAATTTAACCATGCCAAATAAATTACATGTTGTTTTTATGAAAGCAGAAGGGATTTTAATCAGTGAAAACTGATAATGGACTTCACACGTTGAAAATCTATCTAACTATAATTAATATCGAATGGCTTctattaataatagaaaaataattttttaactactaaattttgacaactttttttttataatataaggtGTCATATTCtaagtgatttttcattttttcatttttttcattctcaatattccaAAACCTATCTTCATTATGAGTGATTATAGCCATGTATTAGTATCCAAATGATACACACTTTCCTTAAAACATCATTAAAACAAGTAGTGAAATATACATTAACGAATGCTAATTGATGTTTAGCAAATAATTAAAGTCTAAAATAGAGAACATTGGGATCTACATCTTCATGGAGTATGGCCTGAGAAGGGAACCTGGGGAGAAGAGTTGCAATATATTTTGCCATATCTAAGTATGATTTCCTTAACACACTAACTTGTTTGGTTCCAACGTTATATCCAACACCTGCTTTCACTGCTTTCAAATCATCTGCTTCATCAAGAGTTTTTCGAAAGTTGCAGTTATTTTGGTTGATCAGAGCCTGAAGTTGCTCTTTCTTCATTCTCCAACTGCCGTTTCTCAAATTGAAGCTGTACAAGGGAAGGAAGCGTTGGCCATAGTTTGCTACAAACTCTATCGCTGTTAAAATGAACTCAAATTCCTCCTCCTCCATGTAATACGGAAAACTAACTCTACTCCACCCAGGTTTTACTCCAACATAACCCTGTTCAAGTAATAAGCAATTTCAGTTTAAACATTGTTTACCCATTTGGTTCTTACAGTAATATGAATTTGGATTACTATAAGTGAGAGAATGTACCTGTTGAATTGCTGATCTAATAGCAAGAGATTGAGCTTTGTTGATACCGAGCAATTGGTGGCCATAAGGTCCAGCACAAGCACACCCTCCACGAGCTTGAATGCCAAATAGGTCACTTAGCAGTGTTGCAACAAAAGGGCCATGAAGAAGCTTACCTCTTTCGCTCTCTGTCTCTTTCCAAAAATTAActtcttctctttgtttttcCTGTTTCTCTTGTAGCCATTTAATTCCCCAACCAGGTGACAAAGAGGTTTTGTTGGTTGTagaataaatgataaatgacAATATGGCTTGTCTTTTGGTGCTCAAGTTTCCGAGAACCTCAATGTTTGGGTTTGACATTAGTCTCTTAAGTGCTTTCTTAATGTAAAGTTGTTCACGTTTCTCAATCTCTTTGTAGCTTATGTACTCTTTCACCCAAAACGCCAATGCTGCTCTCACTGTCTGGATTATAGGAGGGGTGCCCCCATTTTCTCTTTCCTCTATGTTCTCCAAGTACACTGTATCCTGCAATATATTATCAACACCCACATAAACTTTCAAACCATAATTAAGAAGcttatttttctttccatttcaATTCATATGAATCAATAAAAAATCCTATCTCTAGAAAACGACAACAGGGATTGATTTATATAAACACGTTTTTATACACGAAATTGTGATACAGGAAATGAAATGATAAACAACCTGCGAAgactttttgtttttcttctccaATCAGGTTACGTGGGAAGACTAAATTTATGATTTGactttaaatgttttgtttatgatttgactttaaatattttgtttataatttgaatacGTATATTATTACCTTTTCGTTGAAGCCGTTGACGTAATCCACAGTTCCACCTCCACAAGTTGATGGCGGCGAAGATCTTAATCGGTAGAGAGCATCGTTCATGAGCAGAATCCCAGGAGAGTCAGGACCACCGAGAAACTTGTGTGGACTCAGGAACACTGCGTCATACCCATCACTCTCCCCACACCTCATCTTTATTTCCACGTATGGACCACTATAAACAAACACATACATAgaataatttttcatcaaattctAATGACTCGTGCTACCTACTGAGTTCATTAACATTGAAACACCATCAAAGGATGTCTATGATTCTAGCTTACCTCGCTGCAAAATCAAAGCATGCGAAGGCTTTGTATTGGTGAAGAAGGTGAGCGATTGCTCGTGTATCTGAGTGAATTCCCGTGACATTGCTACAAGCTGAGAAAGATCCTAACATGGGTCGATTGGTGTCTTTGTAGAACTCAAGTTTTAGCTTAAGAGCATCCATGTTTATCAAGCCTTGGTGATCAAGACCAATTTCTACCACCTCAGCCAAACTTTGCCTCCAAGAAAGGAGGTTGGAATGGTGTTCGTGAGGTCCAACGAAAACCACCCATCTTTCTTCTGTGCTGAGGCTCTTCAAAACCCTTTCCCTTAAGATTGAGGGTACTGTGATTCCCATAACTTCTTGCAGCCTCTTCATGGCTGCGGTGGAGCCAGAGCCACAGAAGATGAGTGCATCGTCTTTTCCGCCACCTAAGCATCTTTTAATGTACTTTCTTGCTTCCTCTACCATCTTTGTTGTCCTGCTTCCCACGTAACTGTCGCACGTGTGAGTGTTACCTGTGTACGCAGAAAATAAAAAGCACGAGTTTGAATGCATGTTCTTATAGTTCAAAATTCATCTATGATTGGCTAAGAAGAGAAGAACCAATTTTGTTTCAGATTTGGATTATGTGCAAGTCAAAAGAAACTAAACCCCTTCCTCTTTGAACAATCATGGTGGTTATATGTTCACACTAGTTTGAGAAACATAATCCACCTGATTTTTCAAGGGacaattattgaaaaaatatatatataaactacaGAGACATTTTTCTTATGATAATTCTTATAGGACCGTGTCACGTAAACGTTTTATATCTcttacttcaaaaaaaaaaagtgagtttttttaactttagttttttttttcttttgcttataATTTAAGTTCTTGTTGTTTTCTCCTTAATGCATGGATATAAATAAATGTCGAAAGAGGAACGAttattagggtttttttttctcttctgttGCTTTCACATCATGTTCCTTTTCTATAATTGGTGTTTAAAATCCGCTGATTATATCACTATTGTGAAAAACATAAATACCCCGAAggatacatatatattatatatattgtgagAGTACATCCTCGTCATCAAAAATTTCAACGTGAGAATattgtttctttattatttacacgttatttataaatttcaatggagaccactattaaattaatattaatgcacaaatttattaaattatgtgatGACACAATAAATTTGACCTTGAAGTTGTGTATATTAAATCAACTTGATCAATTTCAATTATGATTGGCATTTCTTATCCTCCCTCCTTTACAAGTTATGTAAAAACTATTAGTTATACTACTATATCATAGTGTTATCGCGGCCAAACTCTAATATGTTAACATATTGTGtatgtatattaatattaatatttatatttatagtttaatatatacattgtaatttgaaaaaatttatcaCGAATACTTTGAACCAATACTACTTTTATACTTTTTGAAATGAACATTTagcttaatatataaaaataatccaATTGTAAATAAAACTCGATAGTAATAATTCACCGAATACATGTACTTAATGAACCCTTCAATTTTTAGGTTGAGTTTATTAcatcaaatgttatttttaaaaga contains:
- the LOC114179573 gene encoding uncharacterized protein LOC114179573, whose translation is MLSYINNIIRYSFQFFYLMREEHPLLAEKPVLVQPCLDQSHGQEKTDSDVVLSKTTTSDKSHDFCNHSESFKKLVEMGLPCNESVVEKLRWLRSQIIGYHAEFDSPFGKRKVLYADHTASGRSLHYNENFIINHVLPFYGNTHTCDSYVGSRTTKMVHEASEYIKKCLGGGEDDALILCGSGTTAAIKRLQEVMGITVPSVMRERVLKSVNTEERWVVFVGPHEHHSNLLSWRQSLAEVVEIDLDDQGLLDMDALRIQIEAYKDTNRPMLGSFSACSNVTGIYLDTRAVAQLLHQYKAFACFDFAASGPYVEIDMRSGESDGYDAVFLSPHKFLGGPDSPGVLLMNKALYLLGSSPPSTCGGGTVTYVNGFNEQETLYLESIEERESGGTPPIIQTVRAALAFWVKEYISCEEIEKSEQMYINKALKRLGSNPNIEVLGNLKAKRQAILSFLIYSTTYCSSAGEWSDGNQKNEGELDLWAETGNQRGKPLHGPFVATLLNDLFGIQARGGCACAGPYGHQLLHINRSQSLAIRSAVEKGYIGVKPGWTRVSFPYYMSEEDFEYILNAIEFLAVYGQRFFPLYSFNLINGSWRLKTEKVEALTSEGNCNFGVHSIWWNESNFEVAKCIATRLPNFPSQGIIKEELDPNIFCFRV
- the LOC114177266 gene encoding uncharacterized protein LOC114177266 encodes the protein MWIGYWPQEMHLEMILTYSCLRKPRRIAKSEKRKDAQVSDSSREETRFHHEWGKHSESESESESESSFQKVVEMGVPCNECVEEKLRWLRSQIIGNSAEFDSPFGRRIVVYADHTASARSLRYNENFIADHLLPFYGNTHTCDSYVGSRTTKMVEEARKYIKRCLGGGKDDALIFCGSGSTAAMKRLQEVMGITVPSILRERVLKSLSTEERWVVFVGPHEHHSNLLSWRQSLAEVVEIGLDHQGLINMDALKLKLEFYKDTNRPMLGSFSACSNVTGIHSDTRAIAHLLHQYKAFACFDFAASGPYVEIKMRCGESDGYDAVFLSPHKFLGGPDSPGILLMNDALYRLRSSPPSTCGGGTVDYVNGFNEKDTVYLENIEERENGGTPPIIQTVRAALAFWVKEYISYKEIEKREQLYIKKALKRLMSNPNIEVLGNLSTKRQAILSFIIYSTTNKTSLSPGWGIKWLQEKQEKQREEVNFWKETESERGKLLHGPFVATLLSDLFGIQARGGCACAGPYGHQLLGINKAQSLAIRSAIQQGYVGVKPGWSRVSFPYYMEEEEFEFILTAIEFVANYGQRFLPLYSFNLRNGSWRMKKEQLQALINQNNCNFRKTLDEADDLKAVKAGVGYNVGTKQVSVLRKSYLDMAKYIATLLPRFPSQAILHEDVDPNVLYFRL